Genomic DNA from Telopea speciosissima isolate NSW1024214 ecotype Mountain lineage chromosome 2, Tspe_v1, whole genome shotgun sequence:
GACTCTAGATGAGTGTACTTTTCCTTCATGTCATGACCTTGGTCCaagaaaaaacttttttttttttttaattagggaAGACAGATATGcacatacatttttttttttttgggtaaattacatgtcacctgGGTTCCgaaacaaaactcagatcatcccttagtttttgaaaaaactcaaatcactctctctatagtaacggtgttagtctgctgttagttattggtgtgaaaggactattttacccttgtactaaaacattagaattaaatttataatattacccttccttcatcttcaacattggtcaaggatagtttaaggatttaaatttatttaactggttgacatcatcacttaacaacataaaactaaggGTAGGGACTAGTTTGTTATATTGGAGTCTAAACCAGGTGGTGTGATCTGAGTTtcttttgaaaaccaaggggtaacatataatttaccttttttttttggcctttatGATATCTTTGGTGACACGCGTACAAATATGTATGGAGGTATGGTAACTTCTACACGGGTCTGGTTCCTTTATAAGGCCAAAGCTTAATTTCTCAACCGCACTCTGTGCATTTTCGCAAACAACTCTCTCTTAATTGCAGCAACTGATTTTCTAAGTTTTCACTTTATGGCGCCTGTGTCCATAACCATACGGGCATTGTCTGTGCTTCTTTTGGTGTGGAATTGGAATTTAAGGGTCCAAGCTAAACCTCAAGTTCCTTGTTACTTCATCTTTGGTGATTCTCTGGTTGACAATGGAAACAACATGCTCCTCCCTACACTGGCTAAGGCACTCACCCTTCCCTATGGGATTGATTTTCCCAGAGGACCAACAGGAAGGTTTACTAATGGAAGAACAGTTGCGGATGTTGTCAGTAAGTCTACTCTCTCTCACCATCATTCATATTAATGCATTTTCTGTAATTCTTAAGCTATTAAGTGATACATTCTTATTaaatagagtttaacttaattGGATCATAATTAACTTAATTCATCTGGGTTGCAGCTCAACTCTTGGGTTTCGAAGATTTTATTCCACCCTATGCAGCTACAAGTGGCCCAGAACTAGTAAGAGGAGTGAACTATGGCTCTTCAGCCTCTGGAATTATGGAGGATATTGGACAAGAATTTGTAATTATCTTTCACATTTGAtgaatttcatttcatttcttataTCATTATATGTATATCCTTAATTTTGATGAGCTTAATTATAAGAGTTCTCGATCACTATTTCACAGGGTCCCGTGAGTGGTTTGAATAGACAGTTAGATAATCACATGAACACCGTTTTACAAATGGTAAGCATGCTTGGGGACTATGATGCCGCAGCCGGTCACCTCGGCCGGTGTATCTACTCGGTCGGAATGGGTAGTAACGATTACCTTGGTTACTTAGATCTGCGAAGGAGCAGCCAATACACACCGGAACAATACGCTGATACTCTTATCCAACGCTATTCTGAACAACTAAAGGTTAGCTACGAGGACGCAGGAATTAATTAACAGCTCTAATTAATTTCTTTCACAGCTTAATTGATttaataattgtttttttttttttttttttttttttggtggataaTAGACATTGTACAGTTTTGGAGCAAGGAAGGTGGCAATAGTGGGAGTTGGTCCTGTAGGTTACTCTCCCTTTGCGATTACTGCATGTAAGGGTCGCACTGGTTGGAGTTGTGTGGACAAACTAAACAATGCAACTCAGCTTTTCAACGACAGGGTTAAGGCCCTTGTCGACAGCCTCAACAAGAATCTACCGGCGGCAAGATTTACCTACTTGAACGCATTTAATATCCTTCATGATGTTTCCAACAATCCTTCATCTTATGGTATGCATCTTACTagataagaaaaaagagattgcTACACTGCCCTTGTATAGATTCTTTTAATTATAACCTCTTCAATAATAAATATGTGAGAAAAGATTGCTATATTACCGTTATTTATCATTTatcaataataaataataatgggATTCACACCGACACTTCTCTTTTCTATTCTAATTATGATATTCATATGGGTATGATACCATTTTTAACCTCTCATTGATTTTAGTGTGTAGATTCCTTACCTCCCTTCTTTGTGTTAATTAATTATTACTTTTAGGGTGAAAGTCTATTTTATGTACAAAGATTCCATGTTTCTAAGACTTATGCCTGACATCTTGAGGCATTAATAAAGAAATTTAGAGATTTTTATGTGAAAAATTTAtaaattcttttttgtttttgtttttgtttttatttttggtaaataaatttataattctGGTTTTATTAACAGTACACTGTTTTGATTCGGTGATTTTAGGAATTAGGGTGACAGATAGTTCATGCTGTCAGAAGGCGCGTAAAAATTCTCAATATGCATGCATTCCTTTTCAAAAGCCATGCGAAAATAGGACCCAATATagcttctttgattcttttcatCCAACAGAAGCTGTAAATTTGATCGCTGGAAGGAGGTATTACAAGGCTGAATCTCCTCTTGATGCATATCCGATTGACATCCATGGCCTTGCTCAGCTCTAAATTAGCTAcaaagattatatatatatatatatggccaACCTAGTTCACCCATTATACCACTACATATATGTATAAATATTGGAGGTTGTTGTTGCTGGAAATAAATGTTCCGTTCAGATCTGAGGTCCTTAAGATGTGAGGTGTTTGAATTATCACTAAACTGGAAGTACGGAAAAATATTGTACTAAGCTGATCTTGTTTAATGTATGATAATTTCTTTTGTTGGTTGAGGGAGTCCTTTAACACTTCATCTTTCTTTGTTTGATAAATCTTCTTCATATTCttaaaaaaacaagggaaaaagaactctatggGAGAATGTGTACATTGTGCTCAAACACagaggtgaaatgaccaccctaccccaatgaaaggcagaaatgcTTGTCTTGTTAATTATGCTTTCACGTATTTCCATTAATCCCGAGTGAAAAACACAAaagaggcaaaatgaccaccctacccccatgAAAAACAGAGATGTCTGTCTTGTTAATTATGCTTCCACGCATTCCCATTAACCCTGagtgaaaaacacaagaaaaaaaaactctgttgtgatcttttttttaggtaaacaaCTCtgctttgattttttgtttttgttttgggtaaacAACTCCACTGTGATGAGGACCGCAAAGAGTAGACCAAAGGGATCGTAGGGGATTGTGGTTCTTGCGCATGCACAGGAGCCAAGGCGATCGTGAGGGAGAgcagagtggtcatttcacgcGTCTGGGCGCACACCCTCCCACAAAAACACTTTCTTCCAAATAAATTAATGCTACCCATAATGTATGCTCAATAATGCATGATTAATGCCTGAAGGAACCACTTCCTTTAGGCTTGTACGACCATACACCgatattttgtttttattgtgaTTTTATGTCGGTTCACTTCtattcaaacaagtcttccattCTAAGCACGGTTCTAGGGATCTATAGTGGATCATAGGAATCACCTGGATTAGATTGGTATTGATAAAATGTAATATCGATTCTGGGTCGATCCTATATCGATACAAAATCGATACGGATCAAAGGTAAGAGagtaaaagaaattttttttttaaatgaaaatcaaaagtaaatCTGTCCGATCTAGATCAGTGTGATACTGATCGACATTGATCAAGTCCAATCCCATATCCAATTCTAATACCTAAAACCCTGTTTCCATGTGAAGGCTTGGGATCTTCTTTATATGGATCTGGATCTTGATGAGtgggaaaaacaaaatgaaaacacAGGGTGTCAAAGTAGGCCCACATCAGCAAAACCTGATTAAACCCGACAAAATAAGCccgaaactgaaaataaacagaTTTAGTTTTAGTTATTGAGTTCGGTTCAAGTCCATTAATATGTACCATCCTTGGGATATGGGGCCCAATGATTCCAAATGAGTTCGGATTAGGTCTCTAGGACGGTACATGTCATTGGATTTAATCCGAACTCGTttcaattttgatcaaaatgaaCTGCATTTCCggataatttaaaaaaaaaaaaaatccactttGCATCCTTTCCTCGTTCATCCTTCccattttaaaaccctaatcccaaatttttccttcttttgattgtAGCTCTGATCCCCTTTTCTCCAGCAACCCTCCTCGCTTTTAAATGCCCTCCTTTTATTCTTCTGCCAAGTTCAAGACCTGCTCCCTTCTCATCCATGGAAAATCAGggcttcctctcccttcttctcttggggtttttcttctttgatcCTCAATTCCACTCCCCAACTTCTAGCAATATCGGTGTCGCCCAAGTCATCGTGGCTTCGTGGTCCAAAAAGGCTGCAACCCTTATTTTGTTACTTCTTTCGCTACTGAAATCATGTCAACCCCACCACCATTGCTCCTCTCGAAGACATCCATGTGATgcctaggggtgcaagtttgatcctgtcggcctgaacccgccctgagtttgaacagggcttgggctgagatatttggccctgaggacgggttagggttggaaatttctggccatgagtcaaggttgggttgggccagggttggggcctcgggctaagcttgGCCGGCCCGatcctgttttaagttatactataaaatatatattgatataatatatatattataaacttttaacgtcacccacattttgttatataatgtattatatataaagacaataagtgatataatacattttattacagtgttattttacgtaaaattgataatttccTCCCCGATCCATTCCAGTCCATgtatttccttccccctccccaagatcagggtcaatcagggccagtccggcccaaccctgagggcgggttagggtggATTTTTCTGGTCTTGAGTCAGGATCGGGTCGGGCTTGAGCCCAACTAAAGGGACTTAGGGTTAGACTAGGATTCTATAAAGCCAGGCCCAATCTGATGCGTTGCAACCTTATGTGATGGTGCCTAACATGTGATTGATAAAAGGTGATTCTCATAACGATATTAATAGTGACGTAAAGTTCGACCACTCTGAAAGCCTTCTCTCTCCATTGTCAGAGTACGTTTAACTTACCATAAGAACCAGAACTTGtgggttgaatttttttttttttccaacttttGTTGATATGATACCAAATGGATATagtttaaaaggaaaataatgaaaataaactaggaaataaataaaaggggcgctattctctatgccgcaggctgcgcccaggcacatgggggtgggtgcaatgaccaccctgcccctgagtggcaggtccatgtgcctgggcgcagcctgcgcgacggcacaaaaaacattctccctaaagaaaaatacataataacAATGGTTAAAGAGGACCACTTAACTCAAGGAAATTTGGGGTCTTTGtggtttcttgatttttttgggTCCATTTTTAGATCATACACAAGAATTAGAATTTGTTGATGATACCCATTTGATATAGCTCAAAAGGGGAGGAttaaaaataaactcaaaaaaataaagaatagtaCATGATAACAATGGTCAAGTAGGATCACTTAATTCAAAGTTAAGTGAGGATCAATTAACTTTGGGATTTCTTGGGGAGTTATTCAGCCAAGTGAGGGACTCACACTCACAACTAGAGGACCTCAAACTATCAATGGGGCTTACAAGCGCAACCAAAGTATGTGAAAATCAGACTATCTCCATTTCAAACTAAAGTTCAAATAATTAGGacatgaggaagagagagatgttgggggggggggttttgggaAGGGAAAGAGACCGTTGAGAGGGGGAATATTTGAGAGACGATAAACAAGGGTCTTGGGAAGGCAGAGAGAGGCATTGAGATTTGCCCTTCCTCACTTAATCAGTACGATACTAAACTatgaaaagatagaaaataagaaaacttGACTTGTTAATGGTAAGATTTCTTAGAATTAATGATGAATCTTAATCTACATTAAAATTCAGTATTCTTAAAGACTATCACGATCCAGAtggtgaactgttatgaatatTTCTCAatagttcattttattttataaccTTTAGCCTCTTCCAAGCTTTACTTGATTCTATTTTTCTTACTGATGAATCAttttaaatctcttttttttttttttaatttcctagCCTTGCTTGGGAGCACTTGAAAACAGAATTATTTACCTAAACTATTGAAGGTAGCTTCGAGTAATGTATGACAAAACCTACTGTATAACGAAAAGAGATGTGGCAAATGCAAACACATTACAGAAAttataagcaaaagaaaaagggagataATACCAGAGCAAGAAATTAAGTATCCAAGAGGTATTAGGGAATTTTTGGTACAACAAATACACTTAAGTTCAAAATAAATCCTTCTCTAACATTACAGGATTATAAGTCTTATGACCACCTACATAGAAAATGCTAAGACCCCCATTTGGGCCACCCGGTTCTTGGCATTTTCAGATACCTGTAGCTTCACTGATTCTCCTAAcatgaaagaaaggaagaaaggagcTAAGGATCCAGCACCAGAAATATTTGTCTTCAAGCATTTTAACTGCATACAGAGTAGAAAGAAATAGAATGATCAGAGAAATGCAAGTTAACATGTACCCAAACCTTTAGTCTAAAGGTTTTTCAGTAACATGGTTTGATTTACCAGAATTTGTGGTCAAACATCTTGATCTTTTCAAACTTGATTTGATGGTAATTAACACTCTTATTAGATTTCCTACTCAaatagtctttttttttgggatgaattgGCATATATGCAAGAAACGCGAAGAACATCCAGTCCCAAAGGGGAAAAGAATAGAATTGGGTGGGTGGGTAGTGGGGGACCGGGGGAAATACAAGCAATAGCTGAAATACAGGGAAAGATGCACAACCCAATTCAAAGAGAAGATCTAGGCATCAGACTAAGTTCTAAAAATAAGTTCCAAGCAGACACTACATGATGATTCCTTGCGGAGGAGATACACGGCCTGATGGAGACTTTGGAGCACACATCAGAAGTGACGGAGTCCAAGATCTGACCTTGAGATCTAGAGTTGTCTGTCTAAGGCCTGATTATGTGTTTTAATTGGCTTAAAAAGTGATTATGTGTTTCATGTCTGTGTATATGGAGTTTATTTACATGCTTTGCAAATGTAGAAAACTACAGTGACTTTTATCTGACACTACCTGGGCGCCGTGCGGGTTGCTGCTCCTACGCCCAGACAGTGGCTCACAAAATGACTGTCACACCCCTGGGGTTTTCTGTCTTTGTGGGAGCGtggcggtcatttcacatgcccctgtgtctgggctcAGGGGCAGCGCACCGCATGCGCCCAGGTAGCGTTGTTTTTATATACTTATTACTTAACataaataacatatttttttggTGGTGTTCACTCTGCAAATTGAATATCATCTTCCAACTTTCTTGCACAGTGATGAGTTCATACTCATGCACAGTTAAATGAGCACAGATATTGTCAAGAACACTACAGGAAAGTTAAAGTCTAAAACGAAAGATCCATCAAGAAGTTGGTAGAGAATGTTACCCTAGCTGGAGGGCAGTTGGCTCCTGACGGGAGTAATGGTGGGTGGGCTGCATTAGGTTTACTTGGAGGAAGTTTCTGTTATCAAATGCCAGTTGGGGAGGCATGCTTTCATATTCAGATGTTGGCATCACACCCATTTGTTGAGCTCTCTCGTTCTCAGCTATCTAACCATCCAAAAAGCTCCTATTATGTTACAAtcacaaacttcaagaaatatatatattgttgctttaatggaagaaaacaatAGTGACCTTAGCTCGAAGATACATGTTATCATTTTGCAAGTCAATCTCCTGCATAAATACATGATCAACAACTTATCTTTCAAagtaaaatattaaagaaagtaAATCTGAATATGACCAGTTGAAAAATGTTCCTGTAGGAAATCTAAATCAATTGGGTTTTGGTCATGTAGTCTTAACATATTTTTATTAACTTTAAAGAGAAGCATGGATTCAAGTATGTGAAATAGGATAACTTTACCCTTTTCTGCATGTACTCGATTTCTGCAAACAACAACTCGTTCTGGCAGATATCAAACAAGCTAGTTAAGACATATGATCTAAGgaagaaatattaaaaaaaatgtttttcatGAATAAAATCTGAAAGAGATCTCAATATGGTTATCACAAAGCAATACCTTCTTTGATCGGATTCTGTTAATGCCTTTTTCAAGTCTGGTCTCCAGCTGCTTGAGCTCCTTAACACTCATAGAGCTAAGAGCTTCTCCCATCAATTGCCTGAAATGATATTGTTAACCAGATCTCTGACCTTTCAAGCATCAGAGAATTATCTTTTTAATAGAACAAATAAAATTACCTTTGATTGTTCTGTAGATATACGATCTGTTGGCGTAGTTTGGAGGCTTCTTGCTGGTAGAACTGAAAATAATGTGAATAAAACAGTGATAAACAGTGATATCAGATGTACatcatttaaaaaagaaaatttgcaGGTAGGATAAGAATCAGTACAAAGATACTCCAAATTACGTATCTTGTTGTGGCTTTTACATCAgtttgagcttttgggataaacAGTTGTAATAGATATAGAGccaaaaaaatgcattattAGGTATGTTgcattttatttcttcaagaagTGTGAAAAGTATGATGCACCATGTAGGCATTGAACATGAGATCCACCACGCCTGATAATCATATCTGGGGCGTATAGAGTTATAATAAGAACTACCATGTGGATGCAG
This window encodes:
- the LOC122651732 gene encoding GDSL esterase/lipase At5g45670-like, producing MAPVSITIRALSVLLLVWNWNLRVQAKPQVPCYFIFGDSLVDNGNNMLLPTLAKALTLPYGIDFPRGPTGRFTNGRTVADVVTQLLGFEDFIPPYAATSGPELVRGVNYGSSASGIMEDIGQEFGPVSGLNRQLDNHMNTVLQMVSMLGDYDAAAGHLGRCIYSVGMGSNDYLGYLDLRRSSQYTPEQYADTLIQRYSEQLKTLYSFGARKVAIVGVGPVGYSPFAITACKGRTGWSCVDKLNNATQLFNDRVKALVDSLNKNLPAARFTYLNAFNILHDVSNNPSSYGIRVTDSSCCQKARKNSQYACIPFQKPCENRTQYSFFDSFHPTEAVNLIAGRRYYKAESPLDAYPIDIHGLAQL
- the LOC122649607 gene encoding agamous-like MADS-box protein MADS1 isoform X1 yields the protein MGRGKIEIKRIENTTNRQVTFCKRRNGLLKKAYELSVLCDAEVALIVFSSRGRLYEYANNSVKTTIERYKKACAASSNSGSTSEADAQFYQQEASKLRQQIVYLQNNQRQLMGEALSSMSVKELKQLETRLEKGINRIRSKKNELLFAEIEYMQKREIDLQNDNMYLRAKIAENERAQQMGVMPTSEYESMPPQLAFDNRNFLQVNLMQPTHHYSRQEPTALQLG
- the LOC122649607 gene encoding agamous-like MADS-box protein MADS1 isoform X2 is translated as MGSKQSTALAADRSTMMFTVLQRYGSVKTTIERYKKACAASSNSGSTSEADAQFYQQEASKLRQQIVYLQNNQRQLMGEALSSMSVKELKQLETRLEKGINRIRSKKNELLFAEIEYMQKREIDLQNDNMYLRAKIAENERAQQMGVMPTSEYESMPPQLAFDNRNFLQVNLMQPTHHYSRQEPTALQLG